The proteins below come from a single Betaproteobacteria bacterium genomic window:
- a CDS encoding DUF58 domain-containing protein, which produces MLIPGRPFIGLAGVLAVAGIGASIWPAAIPAWLAALALTVLLSIFDAALALRLPTPPARRTVPGSLPLGVMHEVVLRFANSGRSPLRLTACDHVPAATEVEGQPQTIMLPARGWAELRYRMRPIQRGDLKFDRVEVCIHSPLRLWQSERRTGEPQTVRIYPNFSVLTRFAILATDNRLSQIGMLQRRRRGEGLDFHQLRDYREGDVQRQIDWKASSRMPRLISREYQDERDQQVVLMLDCGRRMAARDDALSHFDYVVNAALLLAYVSLRQGDAVGLLTMSGETRWLAPRKSRSTINLMLNCVYDLHPTLAATDYHKAAVELMQRTRKRALVVMLSNLRDEDDETLAPALRLLQSRHLVLFASLRENILSRALTSRVDTFERALTHAATADYLRNRELTFRRLARGGAVCVDVEPEQLPMALVNRYTDIKRGGRL; this is translated from the coding sequence GTGCTGATTCCCGGCCGACCCTTCATCGGACTTGCCGGCGTCCTGGCGGTTGCCGGCATCGGCGCTTCGATCTGGCCGGCCGCGATTCCGGCATGGCTCGCCGCGCTGGCGCTGACGGTGCTGCTCTCCATTTTCGACGCCGCGCTGGCGCTGCGACTCCCAACCCCGCCGGCGCGCCGCACGGTACCCGGCTCGCTGCCGCTCGGCGTCATGCACGAAGTGGTGCTGCGGTTTGCGAACAGCGGCCGATCGCCGCTGCGTTTGACCGCATGCGATCATGTACCCGCCGCTACCGAGGTGGAAGGCCAGCCGCAGACGATCATGCTGCCGGCGCGAGGCTGGGCGGAGTTGCGCTACCGCATGCGTCCGATCCAGCGCGGAGACCTGAAATTCGATCGCGTCGAAGTGTGCATCCATTCGCCTTTGCGACTGTGGCAGTCTGAACGCAGGACCGGCGAACCCCAGACCGTGCGCATTTATCCGAATTTCTCGGTGCTCACCCGTTTCGCGATTCTTGCCACCGACAACCGGCTCTCGCAGATCGGCATGCTGCAGCGCCGCCGTCGCGGAGAGGGGTTGGACTTCCATCAGTTGCGCGACTACCGGGAAGGCGACGTCCAGCGCCAGATCGACTGGAAGGCAAGTTCGCGCATGCCGCGCCTGATATCGCGCGAATACCAGGACGAACGCGACCAGCAGGTGGTGCTGATGCTCGACTGCGGCCGGCGCATGGCTGCGCGCGACGACGCGCTGTCGCATTTCGATTACGTCGTCAACGCGGCGCTGTTGCTCGCCTACGTCAGCCTGCGCCAGGGCGACGCGGTCGGCCTGCTGACCATGTCGGGCGAAACCCGCTGGCTGGCACCGCGCAAGTCGCGGTCGACCATCAATCTCATGCTCAACTGCGTTTACGATCTGCATCCCACGCTCGCCGCGACCGACTATCACAAAGCCGCCGTGGAACTGATGCAGCGCACCCGCAAGCGCGCGCTGGTCGTGATGCTGTCCAACCTGCGCGATGAAGACGACGAAACGCTGGCGCCGGCATTGCGGTTGCTGCAGTCGCGCCATCTGGTGCTGTTTGCGTCGTTACGGGAAAACATCCTCTCGCGGGCACTCACCAGCCGCGTTGATACCTTCGAGCGGGCACTCACCCACGCCGCCACGGCGGACTACCTGCGCAATCGCGAACTGACCTTCCGCCGGCTTGCACGCGGCGGCGCAGTCTGCGTCGACGTGGAGCCCGAACAGCTTCCGATGGCGCTGGTGAACCGCTACACGGATATCAAGCGCGGAGGCCGGCTGTAG
- a CDS encoding MoxR family ATPase, which produces MTTTLSEDTLKHATEAAAAMRVQIGRAVVGQTDVVDQVLAALFAGGHVLIEGVPGLGKTLLVRALARTFGGRFARIQFTPDLMPADVTGHTLYDPRSGEFTTRRGPVFTHLLLADEINRAPAKTQAALLEVMQEGQVTIEGTPHLLEPPFMVLATQNPIEQEGTYALPEAQLDRFLLKVRIDYPPESEEVAMVKQVAGNQVGEKLNVESVASLIQPESVVTLQRVAAAVRVDNQVLDYAVRIVRTTRTWNGVASGAGPRGGIALIRAARAAALISGRDFATPDDVKRMALAALRHRVTPTPEIEIEGHSSDTLLKGLLEKVPAPRV; this is translated from the coding sequence ATGACGACAACACTATCCGAGGACACACTCAAGCACGCCACCGAAGCCGCCGCGGCAATGCGCGTGCAGATCGGCCGGGCGGTGGTCGGCCAGACCGACGTGGTGGATCAGGTGCTGGCCGCACTCTTCGCCGGCGGCCATGTTCTGATCGAAGGTGTGCCTGGCCTCGGGAAGACACTGCTGGTGCGTGCGCTCGCCCGCACTTTCGGCGGCCGCTTCGCCCGCATCCAGTTCACTCCCGACCTGATGCCCGCCGACGTCACCGGCCATACGCTGTACGACCCGCGCAGCGGAGAGTTCACCACGCGACGGGGTCCCGTATTCACCCATCTGCTGCTGGCCGACGAAATCAACCGCGCGCCGGCCAAGACTCAGGCGGCGCTGCTCGAAGTGATGCAAGAGGGCCAGGTCACCATCGAGGGCACACCGCATCTGCTCGAGCCTCCATTCATGGTGCTCGCCACGCAGAATCCGATCGAACAGGAAGGCACGTACGCATTACCTGAAGCGCAGCTCGACCGCTTTCTGCTCAAGGTGCGAATCGACTATCCGCCGGAGAGCGAAGAGGTTGCCATGGTGAAACAGGTCGCCGGCAACCAGGTCGGCGAGAAGCTCAACGTGGAGTCGGTGGCATCGCTGATTCAGCCCGAATCCGTGGTGACACTGCAGCGCGTAGCGGCCGCGGTGCGCGTAGACAACCAGGTATTGGACTACGCGGTGCGCATTGTGCGCACCACACGAACCTGGAACGGCGTGGCGTCTGGGGCGGGGCCGCGCGGCGGCATCGCGCTGATACGGGCGGCGCGCGCGGCGGCGCTCATCAGCGGACGCGATTTTGCCACTCCGGACGACGTCAAGCGCATGGCACTCGCTGCGCTGAGGCATCGCGTCACGCCGACACCGGAAATTGAGATCGAGGGCCATTCCAGCGATACGCTACTCAAGGGATTGCTGGAAAAAGTGCCGGCACCTAGGGTATAG
- a CDS encoding DUF4350 domain-containing protein produces MAAAFFAKGAFVSMRRNLLIGLLLACLAAAAAWFISNFERRTESELVGFQGKARRDPWLAAERLLQRMGMNATAVRSLPELDSLPQSATLVLPKGRQSLSAQSRRSLLNWVSKGGRLIVEAEPAYQPDPLLDALGVRRKAAKETENRKHDDGDDTGRELVEIALPPELAPVNVLMKRNFDLQANGALARFGGREATAVLLLQHGRGNVLVLNELDAFSNQLIGTHDHAEFLWRIVQVDQGAPAVLFFSDPKKLSLLGWLRTNAWSAVAGVLLFLLLWLWSAAPRLGPIAPDPVRARRRLLDHLRASGRFLWAHGGSQLLVDAAREACLRRIARVHPDLIAAPGTEHEAEREARLAELIGLDAEQSRMLFSQKAPTRMIEFLHTIRLYQTVHERLALRRPAAKNTKGMR; encoded by the coding sequence GTGGCGGCCGCATTTTTCGCCAAAGGTGCCTTCGTGAGCATGCGCCGGAACCTTCTCATCGGACTTCTGCTCGCCTGCTTGGCCGCAGCAGCGGCCTGGTTCATTTCCAACTTCGAGCGCCGCACGGAAAGCGAACTGGTCGGTTTTCAGGGCAAAGCTCGTCGCGACCCGTGGCTCGCCGCGGAGCGTCTGCTGCAACGAATGGGAATGAATGCCACGGCGGTGCGCTCGTTGCCCGAACTGGACAGCTTGCCGCAGTCGGCGACGCTGGTGCTGCCAAAGGGCCGGCAGTCACTCAGTGCGCAATCGCGACGCAGCCTTCTGAACTGGGTGAGCAAGGGCGGACGCCTGATTGTTGAAGCCGAGCCGGCGTATCAGCCGGATCCTCTGCTCGATGCGCTGGGCGTACGACGCAAGGCGGCGAAGGAGACAGAAAACCGGAAACACGATGATGGTGATGACACCGGCCGTGAACTCGTCGAAATCGCATTGCCGCCCGAACTCGCGCCGGTCAACGTGCTGATGAAGCGGAATTTCGATCTTCAGGCGAATGGCGCGCTGGCGCGCTTCGGCGGCCGCGAGGCAACCGCCGTACTGCTGCTGCAACACGGCCGCGGCAATGTGCTTGTACTCAACGAGCTCGACGCATTCTCGAATCAATTGATCGGCACGCACGACCACGCGGAGTTCCTGTGGCGCATTGTGCAGGTCGATCAAGGCGCGCCGGCTGTGCTTTTCTTTTCCGATCCGAAAAAACTGTCGCTGCTCGGCTGGCTGCGCACCAACGCCTGGTCCGCCGTCGCGGGCGTTTTGCTGTTCCTGTTGCTCTGGTTGTGGAGCGCAGCGCCGCGCCTGGGTCCGATTGCTCCGGATCCGGTGCGCGCACGGCGGCGGCTGCTTGACCATTTGCGCGCGAGCGGCCGTTTCCTGTGGGCTCATGGCGGCTCGCAACTGCTCGTCGATGCGGCACGCGAAGCGTGTCTGCGGCGCATCGCCCGGGTCCATCCCGACCTGATCGCCGCCCCCGGGACCGAACATGAGGCCGAACGGGAGGCGCGCCTGGCGGAACTGATCGGCCTCGATGCCGAGCAGTCGCGCATGCTGTTTTCGCAGAAGGCGCCGACGCGCATGATCGAATTCCTGCATACCATCAGGCTTTATCAGACCGTGCACGAGAGACTCGCCCTTAGACGGCCAGCAGCGAAAAATACAAAGGGGATGCGATGA
- a CDS encoding DUF4129 domain-containing protein, protein MQPDRLAVVLRPRVGWEALDLGFQMAREWWRPIWAVWFSVYLPVAALCLLVFSNRFHAVLVLWWLKPAFDRAILHTVSRAVFGEPQGALATIRAMREWLPPGIITALTLSRLNLARSFALPVAQLENQRGADSRRRHAALGSRMRNVGVWLTVVCAHFEWVAMFGLAGLVRMLEPSAGDLGPEDDESDRPVWAQLANWGLKEIVFYLAAVSLIEPFYVTAGFALYLNRRAILEGWDIELALRRLEERLRTSANTVSVVLIAAVAMSWVLADPPSAFAADAAQKTAQDEIRVVLKSPEFSQVKDVTRWRYIGESRSDTRKSVPAIWRYLSSLFGEITAFVLWIAAAVLLVAALYYLRRFIPEPQLRDGARYRPPDTLFGFDLAPESLPDDVAAAAAELSRKGHLREALSLLYRGALSALVHRHQLQLGVGDTEGDCARAVRQTLPASADYFVRLVGAWQATAYAARETDAASIRRLCDEWRPHFSPKVPS, encoded by the coding sequence GTGCAGCCTGATCGTCTGGCGGTGGTGCTGCGGCCGCGCGTCGGCTGGGAAGCGCTCGACCTCGGCTTCCAGATGGCTCGCGAATGGTGGCGGCCGATATGGGCCGTATGGTTCTCCGTCTACCTGCCGGTTGCCGCGCTGTGCCTGCTGGTTTTCTCCAACAGGTTTCACGCCGTGCTCGTGCTCTGGTGGCTGAAACCGGCATTCGACAGGGCGATACTGCACACAGTGAGTCGCGCGGTATTCGGCGAGCCGCAAGGCGCGCTGGCCACCATTCGCGCAATGCGCGAATGGCTGCCTCCCGGAATCATCACGGCATTGACGCTGTCGCGCTTGAACCTCGCCAGATCTTTCGCGCTGCCGGTGGCACAGCTCGAGAACCAGCGCGGCGCCGATTCGCGTCGGCGCCATGCCGCGCTTGGCAGCCGGATGCGCAACGTCGGCGTCTGGCTCACCGTGGTCTGCGCCCATTTCGAATGGGTCGCGATGTTCGGCCTGGCGGGCCTGGTCAGAATGCTGGAACCTTCCGCCGGCGATCTCGGCCCGGAAGACGATGAATCCGATCGCCCAGTCTGGGCACAACTGGCCAACTGGGGATTGAAGGAGATTGTTTTCTATCTGGCCGCGGTATCGCTGATCGAGCCGTTTTACGTCACCGCCGGCTTCGCACTCTACCTCAATCGCCGCGCCATTCTGGAAGGCTGGGACATAGAACTGGCACTGCGCCGGCTCGAGGAGCGCCTGCGCACCTCGGCGAACACGGTGTCAGTTGTGCTGATTGCGGCTGTGGCCATGAGCTGGGTGCTGGCCGATCCACCGTCGGCATTCGCCGCCGACGCTGCCCAAAAAACCGCGCAAGACGAGATCCGGGTCGTGCTCAAAAGCCCGGAATTCTCCCAGGTCAAGGACGTCACGCGCTGGCGTTACATCGGCGAGTCCAGGTCGGACACAAGGAAAAGCGTGCCCGCCATCTGGCGATATCTGAGCTCGCTGTTCGGCGAAATTACCGCATTTGTTCTCTGGATCGCGGCGGCTGTGCTGCTTGTGGCCGCACTGTACTACCTGCGTAGATTCATTCCCGAGCCGCAGTTGCGCGATGGTGCGCGGTACCGCCCTCCCGACACGCTGTTCGGATTCGATTTGGCACCCGAATCGTTGCCCGACGACGTCGCCGCCGCGGCGGCGGAACTGTCGCGCAAAGGGCATTTGCGCGAAGCGCTGTCGCTGCTATATCGCGGCGCATTGTCGGCGCTGGTGCATCGTCACCAATTGCAGCTTGGTGTCGGCGACACCGAGGGAGATTGCGCGCGTGCTGTCAGGCAGACCCTGCCGGCGAGCGCCGATTATTTCGTCAGGCTGGTCGGGGCATGGCAGGCAACGGCCTATGCCGCGCGCGAAACCGATGCGGCCAGCATCCGGAGGTTGTGCGATGAGTGGCGGCCGCATTTTTCGCCAAAGGTGCCTTCGTGA
- a CDS encoding stage II sporulation protein M, with protein MKQIVFEQRHKSEWQRFEQWLDRSGKQRGGKQNSAPADSLPDQEIPRTYRHICQLLALARERQYSPDLIDRLNRIALRGHHLLYGARGARSAPPLNFLAAGFPRLVRAEWRLVAAAAALFAGPLLVLLLVLPTFPDFIHYFVEPAGLARFQEMYDPANPRLGMRQSDDNLMMFAYYIWNNVKIGFQTFATGVLLGIGSVYYLLYNGAQIGAIAGHFSGAGFSEPFWSFVSGHSAMELTAIMLSGAAGLKLGVSIIAPGARSRQAALMESAKPAVRLMYGAALMFVIAAFIEGFWSPLATFPASTKYAVGAVMWAFVIAYFLFAGRRSAA; from the coding sequence ATGAAGCAGATCGTCTTCGAACAACGCCATAAATCGGAGTGGCAGCGCTTCGAGCAATGGCTCGACCGCAGCGGCAAGCAGCGCGGCGGCAAGCAGAATTCAGCACCAGCCGACTCGCTGCCCGATCAGGAAATACCGCGCACCTACCGGCACATCTGCCAGTTGCTGGCGCTCGCGCGCGAACGTCAATACAGTCCGGATCTCATCGATCGGTTGAACCGGATTGCATTGCGCGGTCATCATCTTCTCTACGGCGCGCGCGGCGCACGGTCGGCGCCGCCGCTGAATTTTCTTGCGGCCGGTTTCCCGCGCCTGGTGCGTGCCGAATGGCGGCTCGTCGCCGCCGCCGCCGCGCTATTTGCTGGCCCCCTGCTCGTGCTGCTATTGGTACTGCCGACCTTTCCGGACTTCATTCATTACTTCGTCGAGCCCGCAGGGCTGGCCCGCTTTCAGGAAATGTACGATCCGGCCAATCCGCGCCTGGGCATGCGCCAGTCCGACGACAACCTGATGATGTTCGCGTACTACATCTGGAACAACGTCAAGATCGGATTTCAGACTTTTGCCACCGGCGTGCTGCTCGGTATCGGCAGCGTTTACTATCTTCTGTACAACGGTGCGCAAATCGGCGCTATCGCCGGACATTTCAGCGGCGCGGGATTCAGCGAACCATTCTGGTCTTTCGTGTCGGGCCACAGCGCGATGGAACTTACCGCGATCATGCTTTCCGGCGCGGCGGGCCTGAAACTGGGTGTTTCGATCATCGCGCCCGGGGCCCGTTCGCGCCAAGCGGCACTGATGGAGTCGGCCAAACCCGCGGTCAGGCTGATGTATGGAGCCGCCCTCATGTTCGTGATTGCCGCGTTCATCGAAGGCTTCTGGTCGCCGCTGGCGACTTTCCCCGCTTCCACCAAATACGCAGTCGGCGCCGTCATGTGGGCATTCGTCATCGCTTACTTTTTGTTCGCAGGACGCCGAAGTGCAGCCTGA
- a CDS encoding RDD family protein, whose protein sequence is MLDTARRVATPEGIELTLRLAGPVPRALAWAIDLLVRAAILGIIALTATALRQFGTAVILLSAFLIEWLYPAWFEASWGATPGKRALGLIVLNDDGTPVRWSAALTRNLLRAADFLPAMYLGGFVAMVMNRDFKRLGDLAANTLVVYREEKLEPLAIPEGDPHPPGFALTIAEQRAILDFAARSTGLTQERAEELAEIPRSLTGGASRGVAASRLIGIANYLMGRQ, encoded by the coding sequence GTGCTCGATACCGCACGCCGCGTCGCCACTCCCGAGGGGATAGAACTCACGCTGCGACTCGCTGGTCCGGTGCCGCGTGCTCTGGCGTGGGCCATCGACTTGTTGGTGCGCGCCGCGATCCTGGGAATCATTGCGCTAACCGCCACTGCTCTGCGGCAGTTCGGTACTGCGGTCATCCTGCTGAGCGCCTTCCTGATCGAGTGGCTCTACCCGGCGTGGTTCGAGGCAAGCTGGGGAGCCACCCCGGGTAAACGCGCGCTCGGATTGATAGTACTGAACGACGACGGCACGCCGGTCCGATGGTCGGCCGCGCTCACCCGCAATCTGCTGCGCGCAGCGGATTTTCTGCCGGCGATGTATCTTGGCGGCTTCGTCGCCATGGTGATGAATCGCGATTTCAAGCGGCTCGGCGACCTTGCCGCCAACACGCTGGTGGTCTATCGCGAAGAGAAACTCGAGCCGCTGGCGATTCCGGAAGGCGATCCGCACCCGCCCGGATTCGCCCTTACCATCGCCGAGCAGCGCGCCATTCTCGATTTCGCGGCGCGGTCGACCGGCCTGACGCAGGAACGCGCGGAAGAACTGGCAGAGATTCCGCGCTCGCTTACCGGCGGCGCATCCCGCGGCGTGGCGGCGTCGCGGTTGATCGGAATTGCCAATTACCTGATGGGCAGGCAATGA
- a CDS encoding SDR family oxidoreductase: MNKLDFKGRVAIVTGAARGLGLAITERLLDGGAAVAMWDMDRGALEMEAMRLRARGKVNTAVVDVVNEAQVISAANAAQKNLGRIDILVNNAGIAGPVRRSWEYPLEEWRKVMAVNVDGVYLCSRAVIPVMMAQKYGRIVNLASIAGKNGSPYFAPYSTSKAAVIGLTKSMGKDLAKDGVIVNCIAPTAVGTDMVKAFPQKLVDSMIEQTPMGRMASADELASMVAWMCSEECSFTTGGIFDISGGRATY; this comes from the coding sequence ATGAATAAACTCGACTTCAAGGGACGGGTGGCCATCGTCACTGGTGCCGCACGCGGACTCGGACTCGCGATCACGGAACGCCTGCTGGACGGCGGAGCGGCCGTCGCGATGTGGGACATGGATCGCGGCGCGCTCGAGATGGAAGCGATGCGGCTACGCGCAAGGGGAAAGGTGAACACCGCCGTCGTCGACGTGGTGAACGAAGCGCAAGTAATCTCGGCTGCCAACGCAGCCCAGAAAAACCTGGGCCGCATCGACATCCTGGTCAACAACGCGGGCATCGCCGGCCCGGTGCGCAGGAGCTGGGAATATCCGCTCGAGGAATGGCGCAAGGTGATGGCGGTGAACGTCGATGGCGTTTACCTGTGCAGCCGCGCGGTCATCCCGGTCATGATGGCGCAGAAGTACGGCCGCATCGTCAACCTCGCGTCGATCGCCGGCAAGAACGGCAGCCCCTACTTCGCGCCCTACTCCACTTCCAAGGCCGCTGTCATCGGCCTGACCAAATCCATGGGCAAGGATCTCGCGAAAGATGGCGTGATCGTCAATTGCATCGCGCCCACCGCGGTCGGCACCGACATGGTCAAGGCCTTTCCGCAGAAGCTGGTCGACTCGATGATCGAGCAGACGCCGATGGGCCGCATGGCCAGTGCCGACGAACTCGCCTCGATGGTCGCGTGGATGTGTTCGGAGGAATGTTCCTTCACCACCGGCGGCATATTCGACATTTCGGGGGGAAGGGCGACGTACTAG
- a CDS encoding porin gives MTGMRSVPARRLFRARCLAILFCAAQASAVAAAEDDEPPLAPPEAGTSGASTDSGLRKTMAQAGITGSLRGGYWSSNRRLDDEKDIGVASAWLKLDKKLDSGIGLFAEGYVANEDVFGDRLDEHRLREGYVEGRKGNFDYRVGKQIVAWGRTDRLNPTDNLTPRDATLLAGDIDEDRFGSLAAKGSWNFDAHTSVTGVWIPQFRPNVVPLPLRPGIVFQENIPDSARQWALKFDQSGKTIDWSVSWFDGFDLSADISPGPMTAAGQVVKLDHHRIRVLGADAATTRGSFRFAAEAAYVRTEDPDGIDPGIKNPFAYGVLGVERDYPDNFTVIVQAFVREVMHYSNPEAIANPAVRAIAVQQAVVNYQYDRRQQGVSARIDKKWFNETLEAELAATALLNRDGYVVRPRMIYMWSDSIKLIAGYEYFRGSDKTTYGLLEKNRTLYSEVRWYF, from the coding sequence GTGACCGGGATGCGGTCGGTTCCGGCACGGCGCCTGTTCCGGGCGCGGTGCCTGGCGATTTTGTTCTGCGCCGCCCAGGCCTCGGCTGTTGCAGCGGCTGAAGACGACGAACCGCCGCTCGCCCCGCCCGAAGCCGGGACGTCCGGGGCCAGCACGGATTCGGGCTTGCGCAAGACGATGGCGCAGGCCGGCATCACCGGATCGCTGCGCGGAGGTTACTGGTCGTCCAATCGCCGGCTCGACGACGAGAAGGACATCGGCGTCGCTTCGGCCTGGCTGAAGCTGGACAAGAAACTCGATTCCGGGATCGGGCTGTTCGCCGAGGGCTATGTTGCCAATGAAGACGTCTTCGGCGACCGGCTCGACGAGCATCGCCTGCGCGAAGGCTACGTCGAAGGCCGCAAGGGAAACTTCGACTACCGGGTGGGCAAGCAGATCGTCGCCTGGGGGCGCACCGACCGGCTCAACCCGACCGATAACCTGACGCCGCGCGACGCGACTTTGCTCGCCGGCGACATCGACGAGGACCGTTTCGGCTCGCTTGCCGCCAAGGGGTCATGGAATTTCGACGCCCATACGAGCGTCACCGGTGTCTGGATCCCGCAGTTCCGGCCGAACGTCGTGCCTCTGCCGCTGCGTCCCGGCATCGTTTTTCAGGAAAACATTCCCGACAGTGCACGCCAGTGGGCGCTGAAATTCGACCAGTCCGGCAAGACCATCGACTGGTCGGTGTCCTGGTTCGACGGCTTCGACCTGAGCGCCGATATTTCACCCGGCCCGATGACGGCGGCAGGCCAGGTGGTGAAACTCGACCACCATCGCATCCGCGTGCTGGGCGCGGACGCCGCGACCACTCGCGGGTCGTTCCGCTTCGCGGCGGAAGCCGCTTACGTCCGCACCGAGGATCCCGACGGCATCGATCCGGGAATCAAGAATCCGTTCGCGTACGGCGTGCTCGGCGTGGAGCGCGACTACCCGGACAACTTCACCGTGATCGTGCAGGCTTTTGTGCGCGAAGTCATGCACTACAGCAACCCCGAGGCGATCGCCAATCCCGCGGTCCGCGCGATCGCCGTCCAGCAGGCGGTCGTCAATTACCAGTATGACCGCCGCCAGCAGGGTGTAAGCGCCCGGATCGACAAGAAATGGTTCAACGAGACTCTTGAAGCCGAACTCGCCGCCACCGCCCTGCTCAATCGCGACGGCTATGTCGTGCGCCCCCGGATGATCTACATGTGGAGCGACAGCATCAAGCTCATCGCCGGGTACGAGTACTTCAGGGGTTCCGACAAGACGACGTACGGACTGCTCGAAAAGAACAGGACGCTGTACTCCGAAGTGCGCTGGTACTTCTGA